TTTATCCTCAAATTTCTATGCATTTACCTTAATAACTAAATCACTTATTGTCTACCCACTTCCTTTGTAGGGCATTCTCCAACCTGACATGTGGAATGTAGTGCCATCTAACAGATGGAACTGGCCATCCCTCAGGGATACTATTTCTAAAGTTGGGATAAGAAACTCTCTTCTTGTCGCTCCAATGCCCACTGCTTCCACTAGTCAGATTCTTGGCAACAATGAGTGCTTTGAACCCTACACCTCTAACATATACAGTCGACGGGTTCTAAGGTCTGTAAATATACTCCTTATAGTGCTTACATTCTGATTTACAGGTGCATATGATTCATGTTTCAATTTTCTTCCAGTGGGGAGTTTGTTGTGGTTAACAAACATCTTCTTCATGATTTGACGGAAATGGGCATTTGGAATCCTGCTCTGAAAAACCAGATAATATATGAAGACGGTTCTGTCCAAAAGATGACAGAAATCCCAGATGACCTTAAAGCAATCTATAAGTATGTTGTTCAACCTCCTATATCATTATTTCCTACTAGATGGATTACTGTTCATTTATATAAAAGTTTCTGTGTAATTATTGCACCAGGACTGTTTGGGAGATCAAGCAGAAAACTTTAGTTGACATGGCGGTTGATCGTGGATGCTATATTGACCAGAGCCAGAGCCTCAATGTCCACATGGAGCAAGCAAATTTTGGGAAGCTAACATCGCTACACTTCCATGCTTGGTCCAATGTATTTTGCCTCGAACCATCAAAAGCAATCATTTATCTTTAAGCAGTTCGTACTTAGCCTATAACGGTGGTTTCTGTAATCTTGTTTGTCAGGGCCTGAAAACTGGAATGTACTATCTACGGACACGAGCAGCTGCAGACGCAATTAAGTTTACAGTCGATACTGCACTTCTAAAGGAGAATGGAGTACGTGTTCTGTCCCTTAATTCCATATGTATTGTTTTCCAGCTGCTCAAACACTGACTCACCATGAAAAACACTTACATATGCAGGTGAATAATACCAAGCCTGCACAGGAAGATGATGTGGAAGCCAAAATGGCACAAATGGTCTGTTCTTTGAACAACCGGGAAGAGTGCCTGGCGTGTGGAAGCTAGATGCATCCTCGGGGCACTTGTCTATTTATAACCAGGGCAACACTATATACAACGGGCTGATGATTGGAAACTTGGGAGTTCAATAACTGAAACGAAGTTCGTGGTTCAGGTTTAGTTAAGATTCCATACAGGGCACGCCTTGATCCCTGATTACTACCTCTGGCTTGCATTTCACCATTGAAATACTTTGTCTGCTGACGATGTACATATCTATTATCGTTAATGTTATCGATGTGTGTTATTGCCTTTTGGTGTGGAGTGTGCGATACTCTTTCTCTGCATTTGGTTGAATTTCATGAGGTAAAACAGGGACTAACGCACCATTTTCCTTGTCaaaattctaaatttaattCGAACGAGCCATAAATTCTggaagaaaataagaaattaataaaaGCAAGAAAATAATCGGATTAACGGCTGGATAGTATTTCATCCTGGTTGAGTAAGCAAGCAAGAGTTTACTTTAAAAGAGTAAGGTGTGTTTAGAATGATCCCTGTATCTGGACAGAGGCTCAAGATTCATTTCGAATTTAAACAAATCCTAAAATTTCCTTCAACAACCCTTTTGTTGAAGTGGGGGCTAAATCCTTTTCGAACAAACCATAAACTTGTGAGGAAAATGAGAAATCAATTGAGATAATAATAGGCTAGTAGACTAATTTTTCAGAATGGATGGGTAAGGTTAACAAGAGTTGTTACTCTAGTTGATAGATTCTTCTAAGACTCTTAGGGGCCGTTTGTtagagctctgattctgtggtgagagtgattTTGTGGTGGAATTAgggtggaagtgattctatttgtaaaatcgtttggtacGCTAGCGGTGGAAGTGATTCTTGAGagaatattgtgttgaaatcgaggaGGATTAGTCGGGAATTAGGTGAAAACTAGTTTTTTCACCTCCCACCTCACTATACAAAACGGGAAGTGATTCCCGCGCGGAATCACTCCCCGACCAGCTTGTTTGGCAGCGTTGGGAGCGATTCCAGGGCGAAATCAGCtcccagagctctaccaaacgatGCCTTAATTGTAATGTACATTGATAAATGAGTACACATTGTTCTAGACACTATCGATCATTAGGGATACATGTAGGTATCCAATAGATAGTTTTAGATCactacttagtttatttttttatttaattaggtAAAaggaaatatttattttattttttaagcttTGGATCGACCTAATGACACAAAAAAGTATAAAGCTTGCCTCCTAGCTATCACACTTGTCACTTGACGACTAAAGGCAACCAAGTAATCAATGCAAAATACTCCTAAGCCGAAGCTTCAGTGACAGCGCATGAGCCAGCGCGTctgccgcctcgccgccgccggcgtggCCAATCTCCACGACGCTGCTCCGCTGCGTCCGGACCCACCGCGCCACGGCACAGACCCTGCTGAAGGCCGACTCCACCTCACGCAGCGGCCCAGCCAGGTCTACGCCGAGGCCCTCGGCGCGCAGGCACCGGAGCTCGCGGACCTATGCTGACACCGCGTCGATCACCGCGATGATCTCGTCGagtaagggcctgtttgtttcagcttcggattgtgactttcagcttttacaattcgaagctgaaacaaacagacagcttttgtttatagctttttaaaatctgctggttggattatgggaatctgagaagctaGTTTTTCTCAGCTTCTGATAGAtcgtgaaagtccattttactaagggcctgtttgtttcagctagagattctgaaaagcagcttatagaagctggattgtaaaaagctggattgtaaaaagctggattatgaaaagcttttaggttgtagattctaaaaaaaatttatggacagtttagtaaaatgaactttcacaatctatcaaaagctgagaaaaaccagcttctcagattcacacaatccaaccagcagattttaaaaagctataaccaaaagctgtctgtttgtttcagcttcggattgtaaaagctgaaagccacaatccgaagttgaaacaaacaggacctaaactatccattaatttttttttagaatctacaatataaaagcttttcacaatccagctttttacaatcaaacttctataagctgcttttcagaatctccagctgaaacaaacaggccctaagccGCCGATCTCCACCGTCTGCTCCTCGACGCACACGAAGATGCGCTGGACCTCAGCGAGCTGGATCAGCTGGTCGTCGGTGCAGGCGACCtacggcgacgacggcggcggttTGACGTCGAGCTCCATCGCCTCCATGGGTTGACCTCTCACCGTTCCTACTTCCAACTTCCAAAGAGATGAGAAAGAGAAAGCGGTTTCCGTACTTCTTGGGCTTTGtatataatttttggagtttttttttatatttcaaaataaaaaatataaaaataagcgTCCGCTCGAAAAAATATAGAGCTGGACTACTATCGTATATTGGAACGACATGTtatgttttaaaataaaaaatattttgttacatTGGTCTTAAAATTCAGAACTATATAGAAATagtcatgaatttttttaaaaaactttagTAGTAcagaggatactatgatctagctctaaaaaattttagacaaaaatatgatctgcataatgagaaaaaaaatttcatgtataatgaaaatttcttttttgtttcttattatacaaataattgtttgagttgattttttttttgaaaagctagATTATAGAATTCTCTACACCATATTTTTTAGTGATTTTCaatactattttaaattttaagaacattgaaatgctatattttttaacCAATTACCCGTCGGAAGGGCGATAGGTGCGGGTGACAATAGCTAgtcctgcatttttttttcaaaatgacacctatttttgcattttttattttcgaaatataaaaattaaaaaaatctggGATAGGCTGGGCCGAGCAGGGAACTTTCGAGCCCAAGCTTGGGCCTGTCAACACACAGATTGCAAGTGGCGAAAAGATTGCAAGAAATCCGGCAACAGCGCCTGCTCCATCATTCTGTATCTATATAAAAGTAGCAGGGTTGCCGGATCGGCTTCAGGAGATACAGGCATACAGAAATACGGGATAGAAACCGATTACAACAACTATACCTGATGCTAATCTGATTTCTCCTGACTCTATACAACTAGAGATAATACTCCCAAGTTAGATACGTATTTCGACACGGCTCGCCAATTCACCGAGTGTCGCAAACATTTGAATTTCTCTGCCACCGTCTTCTATGACTCTGACCTGCAGCCATTTGCAGATATGTATTTCAACTCAGGCCACCAATTAACTGAGTTTTGGCAAACATTCGAATTTCTTTGACACCCGTCTTCTCTAACTCTGACGTGCAACCATTTATTTTTCCCCCTGAAAGATCCGGCACATTGCTGGCATTTATATTGATAAGAAGGAAGCAGTTACATGTGTTAGTAGCGCAAGAAGTCCTGGACAAGCAGAAAGACCGTCCAATGGTGCATCAAAACGATGATCCCAGACctacaacataaaaaagaatCTAGATCCTATTACTATTGCTCACTAAGGCTTGAACCAACTAGAGTGGGGATATATTTTGCACCCGCTGCGCACCATGTTCTCACTTcgtcttggatttatgaaattAGACGAGTTTGCGGCTTCTCTTTATTGCTGAAAACCCTATTATTTCTCTCCTTCCAAATGCACCAAATCGTGGCTATAGCCAGCGATTGAATGCCCTTGCTTGTGAAGGTCGAGAAAGCACCAGTTAAGTTGAAATACCAGTCACCAACCATGACAGTCGTAGGCCAAACTGAGGTAAACCATTTAGAGCGTAGGATTTCACTAGACTAGGGTAGCGGTCTACACCCAGTGAGCAATGCCGATGGATGGATCTACAGCTTTTGGACCGAGGCAATCCGATCCAAATTGGAATGGGGAGAAACCTGGTTGCACTTGCTTCTTAACTTGTGATCTACACTCATGTATGATTTTTTAGGATTCCAGGGATCCAGTCACGAGATTAATGCTGTATATTTGAGTTTGCAGACTGTTAGAAACTGCTTCTCAAGCTATTGCCTTGATTTGCGTTTCATTAGCTTTTGCATTGCTGCCATATGGAATTGGCATGTTTTCTGGGCGAAGTACTATTAAAGTATCTCCAGAAGACTATCAATAAGCCGTCCCAATAAGACCAATCATGTGTTTTCCTGTAAAATTGAACTATTTTCTATGAAATTTATGCGTTCTAAAAGAGACCTAAGTTGTTATTGGAGGAGCCCCGATAACATTTTTTATACTATTAGGGGAGCTGCTTCAGCAGACTACCAATAATCCTTTCCCTCAATATTTCATTTCCTTCTATTTCTCTTCCCTTGTGCATATGAATTCTATTTTAACTCCTCAATGCGCTTGCAATAAGTGTTACTGTTTTGATCAGTCCCCGTGATTGCATCAAGGCTCACACTCTCCCATGCCATGACCAAGGCCTCATCCTCTTGTGTTGAGTAATTGGCCACCCTTGCCCATTTTTTCTTTGTAGGAGTAGGAATCTTAATGAGATCTTCATCTAAACTTTCATATGGCATTGTGAGGGACATGTCATCTATGCCAACGGCCTCGTTAATCATATTGACAAAGGAGTCGACACCAACCGTTGATTGATCACTACATTGTACACATTAATTCAACTATGAAAAAACTACACTAATTTCTACCTAATATCTTTGAAATGCATTGAACTATCACATGGCAACCACGTTAAATTGCAATTTATCAACAAgattgaaaggaaaaaaagaagaaaatttttATACCTTGCGGGCATTGCGCCGAACAGATTATGGGTGTCCTCCATGGACACGTCCCCGCCGGCGTTGGGGACGGTGGCGGCTGCTGGCGGGTcacacgaaggaggtgaagcgGGCTGTGATGCCGAGGGAGCCACCGCGGCTGTCGACTTCGTCTTTCACGCCACCGAGGTGAAATAAATTCGGTTTCATCCAAAACTAGGAGCTCAGAACTTGCAGGGTGGACTTGTTGAAGATGTTAGGAGGCACTGTGCCTGTAAGCTGATTCTGTTGCAAAACAAGGAGCTGAAGCATGGGCAAGTTGCCAATACCGACCGGTATCGGTCCCCATAGGCTGTTGTTGCCAAGGTTCAGATGGCTCAGGTAAGGCGTGTTGTTGAATATTTCTTCTGGAATTTTGCCACTCAAGAAATTCATCTGCAACTCTAACTGCGTAAGACTTTGCAGGTTTTGCAGCTCAGGTGGGATCTGCCCCGATAGACTGTTCTTGTAAAGGACAAGGCGCTGGAGCCTCGTGAGGTTTCCGATGGTTGAAGAGAAGTAACCTGACAGGCTGTTCCAGGGAAGAGCAAGAACCCTGAGACGGCGCAGCCTTTCCAAGCTCAGCTGGAATGGAGCCTGTGAGGTTGGCGCTTGTGAGGTTAAGGACGGAGAGGAAAGCAAGGTTAGCAAATATTTAGCCATTCATCAAAGATTgctagaaaaaaagagaaaattctgGAATTATAGGGTCATCCTCAGTTTCATCTTATTAAAATGGACAGAAGTTCAGGCCAACAGATTCCATCACAGAGAAGACGCACATCTCTGAGTACTCCAAAATTCGTATTTGCTCCAGTTAGGTTCCATGAACCCAAAaaactttgagacaagcatgTTCACGTCCGAAGTAGATTATGAAACTGCCAAAGGCTAAACCGAGTGTATTCCTAGCTACAATATCAAGTGTAACATATCTCTGACTAACGGAGGGAACAAATTTTTAATGCACCCCAACCAGCGGCAGATTGGCCTTGGAACAGATATTGTAGTACAACACAGGGAGAAATTAATCTTCGTAATCTACACCGTCTTCATCTAGCTCAGAACTATCAACCCCACCCATCAGTGATAGGAACGCAAGAACCGCAGCAAGTTGTGTGGCAAGGAAATACTTTGCTCTTCGTCTGAATGTCTTTTCCTCTTCTGTCCGTTCCTTCTTTGCTCTAGGTTTCGGCTTATAAGCTACATCAATAAAAACACAATTCGACAATAAGATGCCTAAAAAATCGAGAATATAAGCAACACATAAGTGTTGAGAAAACAGGAGAAAAAGAGCCAGGTGAAGATCAAGTAGAACTTGCCGGTACTTTATAAATTTAATTACCTGGATGCATTTTGCTTGTCTCACTTTCAAATGAAAATGCAAATGagacaaacaaaatacaaaaatagacatTTCGGTAGCCTCTTGGACACACTTTCTTTGACCAATTCTATCCCAACCATATCTGATAACTATATTTGTTTTCCATTCCAATCTTAATTAAAGCATTGTTTGACACTGTTTATGTTGGAAACAGCTTCTTAATCCAATGAAATTAATAAACAGTATGAGCTACCAGTGATCCAGGAATACATGAAGGATTTATCCATTTCAATGTTCTTGAGTGCAGATAATGCTTTACTTTGTAATGAAATGCAGTTGTGAGTCATCGCTTGGTGCACAAATAATATTGTCAAACACCAATTAGTAGACTGCAGAATGCAgttgactttaaaacagttcAGTGCGTGCATATAATGGCCATTAGCAATAGCACACACACAATAGTTGTTTTCAGACAAGCATATCTTAGACTCTTCAATCAAACCTGACTAAATTCTAAATGAAATGCATTCCCGTTTTAAATTGGACAGATTCACAATCACTGAAGACAACCTGAAAGCATATATGCAGCTCCAGGACAAATCATACTTGTAAGTTGGATGCTACAGCTGGTAGGTCTGCCAGGTAGAGTTAGGTATAAAATAGCACCATTCAATCCTTTAATGTTCTTGACAGTTTATCTAGTCAAGGATTTGCGCTATAACTAGCAATCTCTGGATTTTAAACAGAATCTTTAAAACAAAAAATACAGAAAAGCTTAGTATGTCTACGAATGGGGTGGGTGGGTTGTTGGATGAGCATTGGAAAGATATTCCCATTgtgaaataaccaacaaatatGAGAACTAGTGGCTACTCTGAATCACCATCTGAACTACAACAAGGCAATCTGTTAGCTTACTTCGGCCAGTAGATGCTCTTTTCCTGGGGGTGGAGGATGATGGTGGATCAGGTGATGACCCTACTGCTGATAAGGATGAGGCTTCCAGCAATTGGGCCTTGTGATGCTTGGCAAAATTCACCAAGTTGTCATGCTTTTGCAAAGTGCCTAGCAGCACAGATGCATCCTAAAGGCAGAATTAAGATCAGAACATGCCCCAAAGTTTGTCAAAACATAATCAAGGATGTTTTGGATCGTTTGCTTGACAATTTTAGGCATATCACTATGAAAATTCTCCATATCATAATAAAAACCACTCAATCCCCCTACTGCTAACATCAGAAGTATTCAAGATGTGCACCTGTGCTGTCAAGATAATGTGCACGTGCAATTGAGCATCTGTGTTTTACTCCATTTTTCTATGAAATTAGATACTTGAGGCAGTGTCTGCCTTTTGGCTACACATATAAGTGTTGAGGGAACTTACAGGTAATGCATTGAAGACAAAAAGAGCATGTCCAAGGAAAAGAGCATCAACATCTGTAGGGCTTCACAAATAGaaataaagaaatattagtGCTCCAGCATATCAGGACAAATATCCAAGAGCCAGTAAGCATAACCTAATACAGAGTACATAGGAACATGCTGGATACAAGTCAAATAGAAAAGAAACTGCAGTGTACCTATTATCAAATATAAATACTTGATCCCCTAATCTCGAAGACAAAGCATCATATGCAGCACTTGCATTCTGGTATATCTGTTCACATCAGAAATTTGCATCAGAAGCTACTAGTGTGTCACTAAGAAAAGACTAGGAAAATCACGAGCAGGGGAGTAGcaacctccttttctttttcagcagCATTAAGCTTTGTTATACCCAGGAGTTGCTTCACGTCTCTACTTTTCTTCCAATGGAGTATCTTCCCAATGGGCCAGGGGAGATCAGAAAAGTAGATATCATGCGCAATGCTGCCATCAGTAACCACCCATAGTTCATACTGCAAAGCGTCAGCAAGCCAGGTCAAAACCATAGCCTTCGTGGGTAGCACATCAGAGGAAGAAACACTTGGGTGCTTTGAGTTCAAGTCCACAATTTTCTCCTCCTTAAGATACTGAATTACACCTCCTTTTTCATTGTTGAATGCCACACAATCACCAAATTCAACATATGGTATGTGATCTGTGGAACAAAAAGTAAGGTGTAAGAGCAAAGCAATCATCTCGCCCATGGCCGCTCAACCCGCAGAGAGATCCCAGCACGTCAATGGATGGCCGGCCCCCGCAACTACCTACCACCCGACGCGGAACCGACACGCTTGCAGCAGAGAGATAATAGCATGGAGGCAACGGGAACGCTAGGCTGAGCTCAGGTTGATACGGGACGAGAGGACGGCGGggggggagctcaccggcgtcGGGGAACGAGGTGTCGACGTGGATGTCGAAGGGGACCTGGGCCATGCGGAGGTAGAGGAGCACGGGGAGGCAGGTCGGGCAGGCGGTGGGGAGCCCGAAGCCGGGCTTCCGCGCCACCAGcaccttccgcgccgcctcctcccactccgccgccgccgatgccaTCGCCGGGAGCGTGAGGAAAGCCGGGAGGGGTTTATGGGTTGGTTGTCGCcgtctctctcctcctctctcattCCCCCGAGGAGCGGCCCAGTGGGCTCGAGGCCCGCAAGGGCCCATATACAACCTCGCGGTCCATGAGAGTGGATGGGTGCAAAGAGCTCGGCATTTCTACCATAGTGGTCCATGATagaactttttttatttat
The sequence above is drawn from the Phragmites australis chromosome 10, lpPhrAust1.1, whole genome shotgun sequence genome and encodes:
- the LOC133930257 gene encoding probable leucine-rich repeat receptor-like protein kinase At5g63930, which produces MAKYLLTLLSSPSLTSQAPTSQAPFQLSLERLRRLRVLALPWNSLSGYFSSTIGNLTRLQRLVLYKNSLSGQIPPELQNLQSLTQLELQMNFLSGKIPEEIFNNTPYLSHLNLGNNSLWGPIPVGIGNLPMLQLLVLQQNQLTGTVPPNIFNKSTLQTKSTAAVAPSASQPASPPSCDPPAAATVPNAGGDVSMEDTHNLFGAMPASDQSTVGVDSFVNMINEAVGIDDMSLTMPYESLDEDLIKIPTPTKKKWARVANYSTQEDEALVMAWESVSLDAITGTDQNSNTYCKRIEELK
- the LOC133930790 gene encoding mitochondrial outer membrane import complex protein METAXIN-like, encoding MASAAAEWEEAARKVLVARKPGFGLPTACPTCLPVLLYLRMAQVPFDIHVDTSFPDADHIPYVEFGDCVAFNNEKGGVIQYLKEEKIVDLNSKHPSVSSSDVLPTKAMVLTWLADALQYELWVVTDGSIAHDIYFSDLPWPIGKILHWKKSRDVKQLLGITKLNAAEKEKEIYQNASAAYDALSSRLGDQVFIFDNSPTDVDALFLGHALFVFNALPDASVLLGTLQKHDNLVNFAKHHKAQLLEASSLSAVGSSPDPPSSSTPRKRASTGRTYKPKPRAKKERTEEEKTFRRRAKYFLATQLAAVLAFLSLMGGVDSSELDEDGVDYED